From the Methanobacteriaceae archaeon genome, one window contains:
- the mer gene encoding 5,10-methylenetetrahydromethanopterin reductase: MKFGIEFVPDKPLDEITKLVKLAEDVGFEYAWITDHYNNKNVYETLALIAANTETIKIGPGVTNPYVRSPAISASAIATIDEISEGRATFGIGPGDKATFDALGIEWTKPVSTIKSAIDDINTLLDGGKTEAGAALGGVKKVQDHIPIYMGAQGPKMLETAGAIADGVLINASNPKDYEAAMPMIKKGIESAGEKEFDVGAYTATSIGADSEAAKNAAKIVVAFIAAGSPPQVIERHGLPEGYNEKLGGLLAKGDFGGAIGAITEEALDAFSVCGTPDEFIPKIEGLAEMGVTQYVAGSPVGKDVEESIKLLGDVIASF; this comes from the coding sequence CAGAAGACGTCGGTTTTGAATATGCATGGATCACTGATCACTACAACAACAAAAATGTATACGAAACCTTAGCATTAATTGCAGCAAACACCGAAACCATTAAAATCGGTCCTGGTGTAACTAACCCATACGTAAGAAGCCCTGCAATATCTGCTTCTGCAATCGCAACCATTGACGAAATTTCAGAAGGAAGAGCAACCTTCGGTATTGGTCCTGGTGACAAAGCAACTTTCGACGCTTTAGGAATTGAATGGACTAAACCTGTATCTACTATTAAATCCGCTATTGATGACATCAACACCTTATTAGACGGTGGAAAAACTGAAGCTGGAGCAGCATTAGGTGGAGTTAAAAAAGTACAAGACCACATCCCTATTTACATGGGTGCACAAGGTCCTAAAATGTTAGAAACTGCTGGAGCAATCGCTGACGGTGTATTAATTAACGCTTCCAACCCTAAAGATTACGAAGCTGCTATGCCTATGATTAAAAAAGGTATTGAATCCGCTGGTGAAAAAGAATTCGACGTAGGTGCATACACTGCAACCTCTATTGGTGCTGACTCCGAAGCAGCTAAAAACGCTGCTAAAATCGTAGTTGCTTTCATCGCAGCTGGATCCCCACCACAAGTTATCGAAAGACACGGATTACCTGAAGGATACAACGAAAAATTAGGTGGATTATTAGCTAAAGGTGACTTCGGTGGAGCTATTGGTGCTATTACTGAAGAAGCACTCGACGCATTCTCCGTATGTGGTACTCCTGATGAGTTCATTCCAAAAATTGAAGGCTTAGCTGAAATGGGTGTAACTCAATACGTTGCTGGTTCCCCAGTAGGTAAAGACGTAGAAGAATCCATTAAATTATTAGGAGACGTAATCGCAAGTTTCTAA